The Lutibacter sp. Hel_I_33_5 genome has a window encoding:
- the gyrA gene encoding DNA gyrase subunit A, with protein MADGEKLIPINIEEQMKSAYIDYSMSVIVSRALPDVRDGLKPVHRRVLFGMHELGIKATGAYKKSARIVGEVLGKYHPHGDTSVYDSMVRMAQNWSVRYMMVDGQGNFGSVDGDSPAAMRYTEVRMQKISEDMLADIEKDTVDHRLNFDDTLQEPTVLPTRIPNLLVNGASGIAVGMATNMAPHNLTEVVNGTIAYIENNDIEIDELMQHVKAPDFPTGGIIYGYEGVKDAFHTGRGRIVMRAKAEIEEVKGRECIIVSEIPYQVNKAEMIKKTAELVNDKKLEGISNIRDESDRNGMRIVYVLKRDAIPNIVLNKLYKYTQLQTSFSVNNIALVKGRPEQLNLKQLIQYFVEHRHEVVVRRTEFELKKAEARAHILEGLIIASDNIDEVIKIIRASSNADEARESLITRFELTEIQAKAIVEMRLRQLTGLEQDKLRAEFDEIMLTITDLKDILSNEPRRYQIITDELIHIRDKYGDDRRSVIDYAGGDMSIEDMIPDTKVVVTISNAGYLKRTNLDEYKVQNRGGRGQKGTATRNEDFLEHLFVGTNHQYMMFFTQKGKVFWMRVYEIPEGGKNTKGRAMQNLINIEQDDKVKAFLVTQDLKDEDYINSHYVIMATKRGQVKKTSLEQYSRPRTNGINAITIKEGDELLEAKLTTGDSQVMLALKSGKSIRFEEAKTRPMGRTASGVRGITLQHDKDEVIGMVAVNDMESNILVVSEKGYGKRSKLEDYRITNRGGKGVKTLNISEKTGNLVAIKNVDDSNDLMIINKSGIVIRMAVEDLRVMGRATQGVKLINIKDSDSIAAVAKVMHEEEEIEEENENGTEIENDSNENQE; from the coding sequence ATGGCAGACGGAGAAAAGTTAATTCCGATTAACATTGAAGAGCAGATGAAATCTGCGTACATCGACTACTCAATGTCGGTGATCGTTTCAAGAGCATTACCAGATGTGCGTGATGGTTTAAAGCCCGTACATAGAAGAGTCCTTTTTGGAATGCATGAATTAGGAATTAAAGCAACTGGAGCGTATAAGAAATCAGCAAGAATTGTTGGAGAAGTTTTAGGTAAGTATCACCCGCATGGTGATACATCCGTGTATGATTCAATGGTGCGTATGGCTCAAAATTGGAGTGTACGTTATATGATGGTTGACGGTCAAGGGAATTTTGGTTCTGTTGATGGTGATTCTCCTGCAGCAATGCGTTATACAGAGGTTAGAATGCAGAAAATATCAGAAGATATGTTAGCTGATATTGAAAAAGATACGGTGGATCATCGGTTGAATTTTGATGATACCTTACAAGAACCTACAGTTTTACCAACACGTATTCCTAATTTATTAGTAAACGGAGCTTCTGGTATTGCTGTTGGTATGGCAACTAATATGGCGCCACACAATTTAACTGAGGTTGTAAACGGAACGATTGCTTATATCGAAAATAACGATATAGAGATTGATGAATTAATGCAACATGTAAAAGCCCCTGATTTTCCTACTGGAGGAATCATTTATGGTTATGAAGGTGTAAAAGATGCTTTTCATACTGGTAGAGGACGTATTGTAATGCGTGCAAAAGCAGAAATTGAAGAAGTAAAAGGACGTGAATGTATCATTGTTTCTGAGATTCCATATCAAGTTAACAAAGCAGAAATGATTAAAAAGACTGCTGAGTTAGTAAATGATAAAAAGCTAGAAGGTATTTCTAATATTAGAGATGAATCTGATAGAAACGGAATGCGTATTGTGTATGTTCTAAAACGTGATGCAATTCCAAATATCGTTCTAAATAAATTATATAAGTATACACAATTACAAACTTCTTTTAGTGTCAATAATATTGCACTTGTAAAAGGGAGACCAGAACAATTAAATCTTAAACAATTAATACAATATTTTGTTGAACATAGACATGAAGTTGTTGTTAGGAGAACAGAATTTGAATTAAAGAAAGCCGAAGCTAGAGCACATATTTTAGAAGGATTAATTATTGCTTCTGATAATATTGATGAAGTAATTAAAATTATTAGAGCTTCTTCTAATGCTGATGAAGCAAGAGAAAGTTTAATTACTCGTTTTGAATTAACTGAGATTCAAGCAAAAGCAATAGTAGAAATGCGTTTGCGTCAGTTAACAGGATTAGAGCAAGATAAGTTACGTGCAGAGTTTGATGAAATTATGTTAACGATTACTGATTTAAAAGATATTTTATCTAATGAACCTAGACGTTATCAAATTATTACAGATGAATTAATTCATATTAGAGATAAATATGGAGATGATCGTCGTTCAGTAATTGATTACGCAGGTGGTGATATGAGTATCGAAGATATGATACCTGATACTAAAGTTGTGGTAACAATTTCTAATGCTGGATATTTAAAACGTACAAATCTTGATGAATATAAGGTTCAGAATAGAGGAGGAAGAGGTCAAAAAGGAACTGCAACAAGAAATGAAGATTTCTTAGAGCACTTGTTTGTTGGTACAAATCATCAATACATGATGTTCTTTACTCAAAAAGGAAAAGTATTCTGGATGCGCGTTTATGAAATCCCAGAAGGAGGGAAGAATACCAAAGGTAGAGCAATGCAAAACCTTATTAATATTGAACAAGATGATAAAGTAAAAGCATTCTTAGTAACACAAGATTTAAAAGACGAAGACTATATTAATAGTCACTATGTTATTATGGCTACCAAAAGAGGTCAGGTTAAGAAAACGTCTTTAGAGCAATATTCTAGACCAAGAACAAACGGTATCAATGCAATTACTATTAAAGAAGGAGATGAGCTTTTAGAAGCTAAATTAACTACAGGAGATAGCCAAGTAATGCTTGCTTTAAAGTCTGGAAAGTCAATTCGTTTCGAAGAAGCGAAAACAAGACCGATGGGAAGAACTGCTTCCGGTGTTAGAGGAATTACGTTACAACACGATAAAGATGAGGTAATTGGTATGGTTGCTGTAAACGATATGGAAAGTAATATTCTAGTAGTTTCTGAGAAAGGATACGGGAAACGTTCTAAGTTAGAAGACTATAGAATTACTAATAGAGGAGGTAAAGGAGTGAAGACTTTGAATATTTCAGAAAAAACAGGTAATTTAGTGGCCATTAAAAATGTTGATGATTCTAATGATTTAATGATAATCAATAAATCAGGTATTGTTATTAGAATGGCAGTTGAGGATTTACGAGTTATGGGTAGAGCTACACAAGGCGTTAAATTAATTAACATTAAAGATTCAGACAGTATTGCTGCTGTCGCAAAGGTTATGCATGAAGAAGAAGAAATTGAAGAAGAAAATGAAAATGGCACGGAAATTGAAAATGATTCAAATGAAAATCAAGAATAA